From the genome of Nocardia mangyaensis:
CAGCGGACCGTTGCGCGGGCCCCACATGTTCTCGACGCTCTGTCCGCCACCCCAGTTCTCCACGGTGATCCGGACGAACTCCTGGCCGATCGGGTCGGAGGTCTGCGCGCAGCCGCTGTAGGAGGCCACGCTCTTCCAGAATCCGGGCCGGGCGATGGCCAGGTTCAGGACCGAGGTGCCACTCATCGAGACGCCGACCAGGGCGCGATCGTCGTTGGCCCCGAGGAATCCCTCGATGACCGGTGGCAGTTCCGTGTTGAGGAAGGTCTGCCACTTGTTCCGGCCGAGAACGGCGTCGTCGCGCACCCAGTCGGTGTAGTAGGAGTTGCTGCCGCCATAGGGCGTCACCACGTTGACGTCCTTGTCGCGCAGGAAGCTCACCGCGTCGGTCTGCACGTCCCAGCCGCTCTCGTTCGGTCCGCCGCCGGAACCGTTGAGCAGATACATCGTCGGGCGTGGGGTGGTGGTGTCGGCGGCGCGGATGACCTGGATCGGGATCTCGCGGTCCATGGCGGGCGAATACACCATGACCGTTTGCTGCCGGTCGTTCTCCTCGGTCACCGACGCGATGCCCGCCGATCCCGGTTGCGCGGTGCCGGTGCCTGCCATTCCGGTCATGGTCGCGGCGGCGAGCAGGCCGACCGCCGCCCAGCGCAGTGTTGTCCTAGGTGTTCGCAAGTGAGTGCCCCTCGGGTGGTCGTCGTCGGCAGATGCCGACCAGGTACGCCGAGGACTTCGGCCAGCCCCCGCGTCCGGTTTGGTCCGATCAGCCGAAACATTCGCCATCGAGGGAATCGACCGGGCGGCGCACCCGGCGAGCCTGCGGCCCCTTCGCTCCGACCACGACCTCGAAATCCACCCGCCGACCTTGCCTGAGCAGCCGATCGTCGCGTTGCTCGAGCAGATCGACGCGCTCGACCAGCAGGTCCGCGCCATCATCGTCGGGCACAACGAACCCGAACCCCCGCTCAGCGTTGAACCACTTCACCGTGCCCGACTGCGTCGCCATGCGTTCACCCTTCACTCGAATGCGAAGGACTTCGTCACGCTTGGTCGCTCGGATCGGTGTCGCGGTCATCCCCTGCGTCCCGATGGAGTGAATCAGCGGGCCGACGACGGCACCCTTCGCTCATGGGATTGTGGACACGGGCGCCGAAATTGACTGCGCCGGAATCAGTTACGTGGCAGCACCTCGCCAATCGGACGCAATCCGCCAACCGCGCGGTCGGAGGACGGCTGTATCTGACCGGTGAACGCCTGATCTTCGAGCCGACGCACATCGACGCACTCACCGGGGGCCGAGCATGGCAAGCTCAGCTCTCGGCGATCACCACCATCAGCACCCAGGCTCCCACCGGCGGGATGTTCAGCGGTGGCCTGCGCACTCGACTGCGGATCGACCTGCGTGACGGCAGCACCGAACTGTTCGTCGTCAACAAGGTGGACGAGATCGTCGCCGTGCTGCGACAGGCGGTGGGCGGGTCCACCGAACTCCCCAACGGATGACGACAGCCCCGCCGATTCGAGGATCGGCGGGGCTGTCGGCGAACGGTTTCGGCTCAGCCGAGCAGGCGCCAGTCCTCGAGGCCCTGGTACAGCGGGACGCTCTGAGCCAGCTTCGAGACCCGGCCCCGCAGGGTTTCGGTATCGGAAGTACCGGCGAGGGCGGCGGCAATGATGTCGGCGACCTCGGTGAACTCGCTGTCCCCGAAACCGCGAGTGGCCAGGGCGGCGGTGCCGATCCGCAGGCCGGAGGTGACCATCGGGGGCCGGGGGTCGAACGGGACCGCGTTGCGGTTGACCGTGATCCCGACCTCGTGCAGCACGTCCTCGGCCTGCTGACCATCGAGTTCGGAATTGCGCAGGTCGACCAGGACCAGGTGGACATCGGTGCCACCGGTCAACACCGACACGCCCTTGTCCTTGACATCGGCACCGGTCAGGCGTTCGGCCAGAATCCGGGCGCCGGAGAGGGTGCGTTGCTGGCGGTCGGCGAATTCCTCGGTCGCGGCGATCTTGAACGCGGCGGCCTTGGCGGCGATCACGTGCATGAGCGGGCCGCCCTGCTGACCGGGGAACACCGCGCTGTTGAGCTTCTTGGCGAATTCCTGCTTGGCCAGGATCAGACCCGAACGCGGTCCGCCGAGGGTCTTGTGGACGGTCGAGGACACGACATCGGCGTAGGGAACCGGGGACGGGTGCAGTCCGGCGGCGACCAGGCCGGCGAAGTGGGCCATGTCGACCCACAGGTAGGCGCCGACCTCGTCGGCGATCTCGCGGAACCGGGCGAAGTCCTGGTGGCGGGGGTAGGCCGACCAGCCTGCGACGATGACCTTGGGCTTGGCCT
Proteins encoded in this window:
- a CDS encoding cold-shock protein; its protein translation is MATQSGTVKWFNAERGFGFVVPDDDGADLLVERVDLLEQRDDRLLRQGRRVDFEVVVGAKGPQARRVRRPVDSLDGECFG
- a CDS encoding alpha/beta hydrolase, producing the protein MTGMAGTGTAQPGSAGIASVTEENDRQQTVMVYSPAMDREIPIQVIRAADTTTPRPTMYLLNGSGGGPNESGWDVQTDAVSFLRDKDVNVVTPYGGSNSYYTDWVRDDAVLGRNKWQTFLNTELPPVIEGFLGANDDRALVGVSMSGTSVLNLAIARPGFWKSVASYSGCAQTSDPIGQEFVRITVENWGGGQSVENMWGPRNGPLWRANDPLVNAEGLRGTAVYLSAGTGIPAAPHDTPTDRRVQEGRIPLPVQILFGGPIEAAIHSCTVNLANRLRELDIPVTFDDRPVGTHSWGYWEDDLRTSWPFLSQTIGSRTG
- the glyA gene encoding serine hydroxymethyltransferase; the protein is MTQTTASVNTQSLGELDPELAAAMAGELARERDTLEMIASENFVPRAVLQAQGSVLTNKYAEGYPGRRYYGGCEAVDVVETLARDRAKELFGAEFANVQPHSGAQANAAVLMALMNPGETLLGLDLAHGGHLTHGMRLNFSGKLYDVHSYGVSKEDHRIDMDEVRDIAIKAKPKVIVAGWSAYPRHQDFARFREIADEVGAYLWVDMAHFAGLVAAGLHPSPVPYADVVSSTVHKTLGGPRSGLILAKQEFAKKLNSAVFPGQQGGPLMHVIAAKAAAFKIAATEEFADRQQRTLSGARILAERLTGADVKDKGVSVLTGGTDVHLVLVDLRNSELDGQQAEDVLHEVGITVNRNAVPFDPRPPMVTSGLRIGTAALATRGFGDSEFTEVADIIAAALAGTSDTETLRGRVSKLAQSVPLYQGLEDWRLLG